In Vibrio alginolyticus NBRC 15630 = ATCC 17749, the sequence GTCGATAAAATGATGAGCTTCGTTAACCAGCAATTGTAACGATTAAGAGCAAGATTTGAGGAGCTCACGATGAAACGTATTTGCCTACTCGCTTTGATTGCTACGATGTCGGGCTGTGCCATGTTGGAACCGATTGAAACGGATGAAGTGACACAAGCAACCACTGTGGTCGACGCAGTAGAAGGCGATAAATCGAAAGAAGAGAGCAGCGGTATTGTAGATACTTTACGTGGTAGAAGCGATCCGGTTGCTGGCGACCCTGCTTGGGCTCCAATTCATCCGAAAAACAAACCTGAGCATTACGCTGCTGCAACAGGTTCGTTGTTTAGCGCCGAGCACATTACCGATCTCTACGACGATTCTAAACCACGTGGTATTGGCGACATTATTACCGTAACACTGGATGAGACAACCAGTGCGACGAAAAGCGCAAATGCCGATTTATCGAAAACCAATGAAGCGCAAATGGACCCGCTTCAAGTGGGCGGAGAAGAGCTGCAAATTGGCGGAAAATATAATTTCTCTTATGACTTAAACAATTCCAACTCATTTGCAGGTGACTCTTCTGCAAAGCAGAGCAACAGCATCAGTGGTTACATCACTGTTGAGGTGATTGAAGTACTGGCAAACGGGAACCTCGTGATCCGCGGTGAGAAGTGGATGACGCTAAATACAGGTGATGAGTACATACGTTTAAGTGGCACTATTCGTCCGGATGATATTAATTTCGACAACACCATTGCATCAAATCGTGTTTCTAACGCAAGAATTCAATACTCAGGGACTGGTTTGCAACAAGATATGCAAGAGCCAGGCTTCTTGGCACGATTCTTTAATGTAGCGCTATAACACGCCGTTCTGACGGCAATTTGACTGCAAGAGATAAGTAAGCATGAAAAAACTCCTTTTAGTACTGATGAGCGTTGCTCTGTTTTCTACCGTAGCCCAAGCCGCACGTATCAAAGACGTCGCGCAAGTGGCAGGTGTACGAAGCAACCAACTCGTGGGTTATGGTTTGGTTTCAGGCTTACCTGGTACGGGTGAAGCGAACCCGTTTACAGAGCAAAGTTTCGCCGCCATGCTGCAAAACTTCGGCATTCAGATGCCGCCGGGCACAAAGCCAAAAATTAAAAACGTTGCCGCAGTCATGGTTACGGCAGAGTTGCCGCCTTTCTCTAAACCGGGTCAGCAAGTGGACGTGACTGTCTCTTCCATCGGAAGTGCTAAAAGTTTGCGTGGTGGTACGCTACTACAAACGTTCCTCAAAGGTCTCGACGGTCAAGTTTACGCGGTTGCTCAAGGTAACTTAGTGGTGAGCGGCTTCAGTGCTGAAGGCGCTGACGGTTCTAAAATCGTAGGTAACAATCCAACCGTTGGTCTTATCTCTAGTGGTGCGACAGTAGAGCGAGAAATTCCAAACCCATTTGGTCGTGGTGATTACATCACGTTCAACTTGCTTGAGTCAGACTTCACAACGGCTCAACGTATGGCGGATGCTGTAAACAACTTCCTTGGCCCACAAATGGCGAGCGCTGTTGACGCGACATCAGTGCGCGTGCGTGCTCCTCGTGACGTCAGTCAGCGTGTTGCGTTCTTATCGGCAATCGAAAACCTAGAATTCGACCCGGCAGATGGTGCAGCCAAAATCATCGTTAACTCACGAACGGGCACTATTGTAGTTGGTAAGCATGTACGTCTTAAACCAGCAGCAGTAACGCATGGCGGCATGACGGTTGCGATCAAAGAAAACCTGAATGTTAGCCAACCTAACGGCTTTTCTGGTGGGCAAACCGTAGTCGTACCAGACTCGGATATCGAAGTCAGCGAAGAGCAAGGAAAAATGTTTAAGTTCGAACCAGGCTTAACGTTGGATGATTTGGTCCGTGCCGTGAACCAAGTCGGGGCTGCGCCTTCGGACTTGATGGCAATTTTACAAGCATTGAAGCAAGCTGGTGCCATTGAAGGCCAGTTGATCATCATTTAATGGTTAGGAGGTAGGTATAATGAACAATCCTAACGACATTGGTTTTATCCATGACATCAGTTCTCTGGACACTCTGCGTCAAAAAGCAGTGAAAGAGGGAAAAGATGGCGAGCAAGAAGCATTGCATGCGGCTGCTCGTCAGTTCGAATCGATCTTCACCTCCATGATGTTGAAATCCATGCGTGAAGCCAATGAGGGCTTTGAGTCCAACATGATGAACAGCCAAAACGAGAAGTTCTACCGACAAATGTTGGATGAACAGATGGCGAGTGAATTGAGTTCGTCTGGTTCAATGGGACTGGCCGATATGATTGTTAAGCAATTAACGGCTGGGCAAGGGAACGACAAAAAAGAAACGGCTATGCGTGATGCGGCAAACAATGCTGCGGAATATCGTCGTGTTGACCCGAAAAAAGCGCGCGAGATTGAACAGCGCTTGATTGAATCTGGTCAACTATCTCGACCAAGCAATGAACCCACTCGATTCGATTCACCAGAATCCTTTGTTAACTCGATGAAGCCATACGCGGAGAAAGCTGCGAAAGCCCTAGGTGTCGAGCCATCTTTGCTACTTGCGCAAGCCGCTTTGGAAACGGGGTGGGGACAAAAGGTCGTGAAGAACGCGCGTGGCAGCAGCAACAACTTATTTAATATCAAAGCAGATCGAAGCTGGCAGGGTGACAAAGTGACGACTCAAACTTTAGAGTTCCACGATAACACGCCAGTGAAAGAGACGGCAGTGTTTCGCTCCTACTCAAGTTACGAAGACAGCTTTAATGACTTTGTACGATTTTTGAATGACAACCCACGTTACGATACAGCATTGCAGCAACGCGGGAATTCAGAGTCGTTTATTCGCGGTATCCACAGTGCGGGTTACGCGACCGATCCGAATTACGCAGATAAAGTCCTGCAGGTGAAGGATAAAATCGAAAGTATGTAATGTTTCTGCGACAATTTATGACGTTCTCGAAGGCTTGCCATAGTGCAAGCCTTCACTTTATCTGAACATCTACGCCTTTCTATCACTTGGCACATCTTTTGCTTTTAATGTGTCTAGGTGATCGGTTTTGCCGATTTATATTTCGTTTTCGGGGGCATGTATGGCGTCAGATCTTCTGAATGTAGGTACTCAAAGTGTGCTTACTGCTCAGAGACAATTAAACACCACTGGTCATAACATTTCTAATGTTAATACAGAGGGTTATAGCCGTCAGTCTGTTATCCAAGGCACGAATGATCCGCGCATGTTTGGTGGTTCTACCTACGGCATGGGTGTGCATGTGGAAAATGTTCGCCGCTCGTGGGATCAGTTTGCCGTGAATGAACTGAACCTGTCGTCGACCAACAATGCCAACAAAACGGATACCCAAGACAATCTTGATATGCTCTCTAGCATGTTGAGCTCCGTAGCATCGAAGAAAATTCCTGAGAACCTGAATGAGTGGTTCGATGCGGTAAAAACCATGGCAGATACCCCGAACGATTTAGGGGCACGAAAAGTGGTATTGGAAAAGGCGAAAATCTTCTCTGATACATTAAATGATTTCCACGAAACCGTGCGACTGCAATCTGATGTCACCAATAAAAAATTGGATATGGGCATTGAGCGCGTTAACCAACTTGCGTTGGAAATTCGCGATATTCATCGACTGATGATGCGTACTCCCGGTCCACATAATGACCTGATGGATCAGCATGAAAAGCTGGTTACTGAGCTGTCAGAGTACACCAAAGTTACCGTAACCCCACGCAAAAATGCCGAAGGGTTTAATGTTCATATCGGCAATGGACACACTCTTGTTTCTGGCACGGAAGCAAGCCAGCTCAAAATGATCGATGGCTATCCGGATGTTCATCAAAGACGCTTAGCAATGGTGGAAGGGGATGGCATTAAAGCGATCAAGTCTGACGACATGGATGGCAAAATCGGCGCTTTGCTTGAAATGCGCGACAAACACATTCCACAACTGCAAGATGAAATGGGCCGTTTAGCGACGGGTTTCTCCTACAAAATTAATCAGCTGCAATCTCAAGGTCTGGATCTTAACGGTAAGATAGGTAAAGACGTATTTACCGACGTGAACTCTGAGCTGGTGGCAAAATCTCGAGTTTTTGCTGCGCCTGACTCTCAAGCTGATGTTGCGGTTTACATTGATGATATTTCAGCGATCAAAGGTGGTGAATATTCGCTACGTTATGATGGCGACCAGTATAGCGTGACAACACCGAAAGGTGAGCAAATGTCGTTGAACATTGATCAATCAGATTCTTCGTTTGTTCTGGATGGTATGAAAGTGCAAATCGGTGAAGGTCTTGCCGCTGGTGAGCGCGTATTATTGCGCCCAACACGAAGTGGCGCAGCCATCATCAAGATGGAAACCAATGATGCAAAAGCCATTGCCGCGCAAAGTTATGAAGCTTCAACCACTTTTGCTCAAGGTAACGCCAAGTTCAAAATTCGTGAGGCGGGGGATGTTAAAGAGTTTGAGGTCACCGTACAACCAGCCGACGAGAAACATGATAAGCCATGGTTAAAGATCACGGACAACAAAGGCAATTTGCTATCGGACAAATACTCATACCCGCTAGACAAAGATAACCCGATGATTGAAATCTCAGTGCCGAAAAGTCATCCGCTGTATAAAAATGGCGATGCGACTGTATTTGAGCTGAGCGAAGGTGCGCTGATGAATGACAAGTTCACCGCGAACTTGGTGCCTTCGGAAGGTGGTAATGGCAACTTGAGAAAAATGCAGAAGATCCAAACAGATAAGATGATGGACGGAAAATCCAGTACTTTGATCGATGTTTATCACAACCTCAATACCGAAGTCGGATTGAAATCTTCTACAGCAAACCGATTAGCCTCTGTCGCTCGCTTAGAGCATGAGGCGGCACAAGAGCGCGTTGCTTCTATCTCTGGCGTTAACCTCGATGAAGAAGCGGCCAACATGATGAAGTTTCAACAAGCGTACATGGCTTCATCACGTGTGATGCAAGCGGCGAATGATACCTTCAATACCATTTTACAACTGAGGTAAGGAGAAGAGATAAGTGCTAACCCGAATTTCTAGTTTCCATAACTATCAGTCCGTACAAAATGATTTGCGTCGTCAAGAGAATAAGGTTCACCACAACCAAGAGCAACTTGCTTCAGGGAAAAAGTTACTGAAACCTAGTGACGACCCCCTCGCTGCGCATTACATCCAAAACATTAGTCAGCAACAAGAGCAGCTACAACAATATCTTAGCTCTATAGTGTTGGTGCGTAATCGTCTAGAAAACCACGAAGTTAATATCGCCAATGCGGAGAATTTTGCCGACGAGTCGAAGCGCTTAACGATGGAGATGATTAACGGTGCCTTTTCTGCTGAAGACCGACAAGCAAAGAAGCGTGAGTTAGAAGAGATTGCGAACAACTTCCTTAACTTAGTGAACTCGCAAGATGAATCTGGTAACTACGTGTTTGCGGGTACTAAGCCAAAAAGCCAACCATTCTATCGCGATAAAGACGGTAGTGTTCAATACGCTGGGGACGATTATCAGCGCAAAATGAAAGTCTCCAGCATGCTTGAGATGCCAATGAACGATCCTGGCAGCAAGCTGTTTATGGAGATACCAAACCCATTTGGCGATTATCAGCCGAATTACGATCTACAAAACGGCTCTGAGCTGTTGCTAAACAAAGCTACTAACGTTGACGCTAAGGATGATGCGGCGTATCGCGTGACATTTGTCGATATGAATAACGGCAAATTTGGTTACCAATTAGAGCGTAACGGCAAAGTAGTGGATGCCGATGAGTTTTCTCCAGAGAAAGGGATTGAATACAAAGGCCTGAAAGTGCACGTAAAAGGCCAAATTACGCCTGGTGACAGCATTGAGATCGAAAAGCGGGCAGAGTTCAGCATTTTCGATACCTTCAAGGATGCAATGGCATGGTCAGACAAATCGGTTTCGGATACGTCGGCGACTGCTAAATTGCACCAAATGACAGAAGAATTCCACGCTGCTTTTATCCATTTGAATAAAGCGCGTACAGATGCCGGTGCTCGATTGAGTACGCTGGATATCCAAGAGCAAAATCATGAAGACTTTAATTTGTCTCTGGCAAAAGCGAAGAGCAACTTTGAGGACTTGGATTACTCTAAAGCCGTGATCGAGTTCAGTGAAAACTCGCGAGCGTTACAGGCATCGCAACAAGCATTCGGTAAGACCAAAGATCTAACGTTGTTTAACTACATCTAGTATGACACTCATACACATTGTCTGATTTTGATGCCTTATGTGCAAAGCCTTAAGCGCGATAAGTCGACGTAACCTGAGAGTCTGAGATGTCATGCGGCACGATTTTACCCAAAGCGGCAATGATGCGGGAGGCAAGTCGGGCGGCAACAGGGCAGCGTTCAATACCCTTGGGCTAAGATGAGGCTGACAAACCGGAAATAGCTTAATGATAAGGCTAACTTATTGTTTATTTGATTCTTTTAAAAGTAGTTAAATAATTTACGCAAGTTGGCACACAAATTGTATTGAAAATATCAGAACAGATTTAGAGATTCTAAACCCTGCGTTTAAGGCAGATTTAGCAAGTAACTTTTACGGTCAGTGCTTATCCAAATGAGAGTAAAGCTGGCCGCTTCGCAAAAGCTTGCGAACTCAACAGGAGAGCAAAATGGCTGTAACAGTTAGTACTAACGTCTCCGCGATGACCGCGCAGCGTTACCTAAACAAAGCGACTGATGAATTAAACACGTCGATGGAGCGCTTATCTTCAGGACATAAGATTAACAGTGCAAAAGATGATGCGGCAGGTCTACAGATCTCTAACCGCTTAACTGCACAGTCTCGTGGCCTAGATGTCGCAATGCGTAACGCGAACGATGGTATCTCGATTGCACAAACCGCTGAAGGTGCGATGAATGAGGCAACCTCTGTCATGCAACGAATGCGTGACCTTGCGATTCAATCATCGAACGGTACTAACTCTCCGGCTGAGCGTCAGGCGATCAACGAAGAGTCAATGGCATTGATTGACGAGCTAAACCGTATTGCAGAAACCACTTCATTTGGTGGTCGTCGTCTATTGAACGGCTCATTCGGTGAAGCGGCATTCCAGATTGGTGCGAGCTCAGGTGAAGCCATGATCATGGGACTCACCAGCATTCGTGCGGACGATACTCGCATGGGCGGTGTGACCTTCTTATCTGAGAACGGTAAAGATAAAAACTGGAGCGTTGACCCAGCTAAATCTGACTTGAAGATCACGCTACCAGGTATGGGTGAAGACGAAGACGGCAATGTTGATGATCTAGAAATCAACATTAATGCCAAAGCGGGCGACGACATCGAAGAGCTTGCCACTTACATTAATGGTCAGTCTGATATGATTAATGCGTCTGTAAGTGAAGATGGCAAGTTGCAAGTTTTTGTCGCGCATCCAAACGTTCAGGGTGAGATTTCTATTTCTGGTGGATTAGCATCTGAGCTTGGCCTGAGTGATGAACCTATCAGAACGTCAGTACAAGATATTGATATGACCACGGTACAAGGTTCTCAAAACGCGATTTCTGTGCTGGATTCGGCACTGAAATACGTAGACTCGCAACGTGCAGACTTAGGTGCGAAGCAAAACCGTCTGAGTCACAGCATCAACAACTTGGCAAACATCCAAGAAAACGTTGACGCATCGAACAGCCGAATTAAAGATACAGATTTTGCGAAAGAAACCACGCAAATGACCAAAGCACAAATTTTGCAACAAGCAGGTACATCGATTCTTGCTCAAGCGAAACAGTTGCCAAACTCTGCAATGTCACTATTGCAGTAGTTTACTTAGCCTGTACTCAATACATTCAGACGTGGATGGGAATGCAGGCTTTTGGCAAGCAGCTTTACAATAGAATGAGCGGCTCTCTCATCTCTCACCTGCCAATCATTTTCAATGTAAAGTTGCACTCGGTATGCCGGAAATGTGTTCATTTCTCTTGATCTCCACATAGGCTCTGGCGACCAACCTAGCCCCAGTTCTCTCAAAGGAAAAGGGGCTTTTTCTTTTCTAATCTTCACGTCTATCGTCTGCGAACTTACCTTTAATTGTTTCCTTTTACTGGTTTTCTATACAGTTTAGCCCTCTCGGCTCGATTTGTGGAAACTTGAGCACTTTTTCTTACTTTTCTTCAATTTTATTAGCTAAATCTCGCAATGTTATTTTTTTAAACTTTTTTCTAAAGCTTCTGAATTTGGTGTCGTTAATAGAGGTAACTTTGAGAGAACTACTTGGTTTTCCGAGACGTCGGAAACCGCTACACCGGAAAATCAATTGGAGAAATCACCATGGCAGTGAATGTAAACACTAACGTATCAGCGATGACCGCTCAGCGTTACCTAAACAACGCAAACTCAGCTCAACAAACTTCTATGGAGCGTTTGTCTTCGGGTTTTAAAATCAACAGCGCAAAAGATGACGCTGCGGGTCTACAAATCTCGAACCGTTTGAACGTACAAAGCCGTGGTTTGGATGTAGCGGTTCGCAACGCGAACGACGGTATCTCGATTGCACAAACTGCTGAAGGTGCAATGAATGAGACCACTAACATTCTTCAACGTATGCGAGACTTGTCTCTGCAATCAGCAAACGGCTCAAACTCGAAATCAGAGCGTGTGGCGATTCAAGAAGAAGTGACCGCGCTCAACGACGAACTAAACCGTATCGCAGAAACCACTTCTTTCGGTGGTAACAAGCTACTAAACGGCACACACGGTGCGAAATCGTTCCAAATCGGTGCGGATAACGGTGAAGCAGTGATGCTTGAGCTAAAAGACATGCGCTCAGACAACAAAATGATGGGCGGTGTGAGCTACCAAGCTGAAAGTGGTAAAGGTAAAGACTGGAACGTTGCTGAAGGTAAGAACGACCTAAAAATCAACCTAACGGACAGCTACGGCCAAGAGCAAGAAATCAACATCAGCGCAAAGGCGGGTGACGATATCGAAGAGCTTGCGACTTACATTAACGGCCAAACTGACCTAGTGAAAGCCTCAGTAGACCAAGACGGTAAACTGCAAATCTTCGCTGGCAACAACAAAGTTGAGGGCGAGGTCGAGTTTTCAGGCGGTCTATCTGGTGAACTAGGCTTAGGCGAAGGCAAAAAAGTAACAGTAGATACTATCGACGTAACCTCAGTTGGTGGCGCACAAGAATCTGTTGCTATCATCGATGCGGCACTGAAATACGTAGACAGCCACCGCGCAGAGCTAGGTGCATTCCAGAACCGTTTCAACCACGCAATCAGCAACTTGGACAACATTAACGAGAACGTGAATGCGTCGAAGAGCCGTATCAAAGATACAGATTTCGCGAAAGAAACGACGGCAATGACCAAATCACAAATTCTATCGCAAGCGTCAAGCTCAATCCTTGCGCAAGCGAAACAAGCGCCTAACTCAGCGCTAAGTCTGCTAGGTTAATCAATTTAACAAAGCAAGAAACCAAAGCCAGGCTCATCCCTGGCTTTTTGCTTATTGGCTATAACGATTCAGATGTGTCCTGACAGTATGTTCGATAAGGCATTCATATCGATTAGATGATCTCTTTAAATTCCAATGTTTCTGCGATGGTGGCGCAGAGACACCTGAGTCAAGCAGCTGCGCAAAATGTTGAGTCACAACGCAACCTAACTTCGGGGTTTCGAATCAACTCGGCGAGCGATGATGCGGCAGGTTTACAGATATCGAATACTCTCCATGTACAAACGAGAGGGCTTGATGTCGCCTTAAGAAATGCGCACGACGCTTTTTCTGTTGCTCAAACAGCGGAGGGAGCATTGCACGAAAGCAGTGACATATTGCAACGCTTACGCTCTCTGGGGCTTCAAGCAGCAAACGGCAGTTATGACTCAAGTGATCGGCAAAGTATTCAATATGAGGTCGTAGCGCTGCAAGATGAGCTTGATCGTGTCGCGATCACGACAACATTTGCGGATAAAAACCTGTTTGATGGATCTTACGGTTCACAAAGTTTCCATATTGGCGCGAACGCTAATTCAATCTCTTTGACGTTACGTAACATGCGTAGCCATATCCCAGAGATGGGAGGGCAGCATTATGTTGGTGATGCGGTCGATAAAGATTGGCGAGTCACTAAAGATAACCAAACCCTAAAAGTCGAATACCAAGACAGTAAAGGGCAAACCCAAACGGAATCCATTGGACTCAAATTGGGTGACCGCATAGAACAGGTCGCCACTTACATCAATGCTCAACAATCGATAGTGAATGCTTCAGTAACGGAAAACAACGAACTGCAATTCTTCGCTTCTACGATGAAGGCGCCAGAGGGTGTGGTTCTCGAAGGGAGTTTAGCGGATGAGCTTGATGTGAGCGCTGGTCAATTAGTCACAATGGATGACATCGATATGTCGACGGCAGGTAAGGCGCAGCTTTCAATTGGGGTGATTGATGCAGCAATTAAGTATGTTGATTCGCACCGGAGTGAAATTGGCAGCTTTCAGAACCGTGTAAACGGCTCGATGGATAACTTAAATACTGTGAATCGGAGTGTTACAGAATCCAAGAGTCGAATAAGAGATACAGACTTCGCAAGAGAATCTACGGAAATGGTGCGTTCTCAAGTGCTCCAAGATGCGACAACTGCATTACTCGCTCAAGCGAAGCAAAGGCAGAGTTCGGCACTTGGATTACTTAGCTGAGCGGATTTCATTGATGTAAGTCGATCAGAAACAAAATTTCAGGTAATAAAAAACGCTGCCAATGGCAGCGTTTTTTCGTGTTCGATTAAGTAAAAATTACTTAGTTACACGTAGAACTGGAGTTTCACCAACAGTTACAGAACCAGAAAGCTTGTTTAGCTCTTTGATTTCGTCCATGTTAGAGATAACAACTGGAGTTAGCGTTGACTTCGCTTTCTCTTCTAGAAGAGCTAGATCGAATTCAATTACAGTGTCGCCAGCTTTAACAGTTTGACCTTCTTCAGCGATACGCGTGAAGCCTTCGCCTTTTAGTTCAACTGTGTCGATACCGAAGTGAACGAAAAGCTCAACACCGTCGTCAGACTCGATAGAGAACGCGTGATTAGTTTCGAAGATCTTACCGATAGTACCGTTTACAGGAGCTACCATTTTGTTGCCTGCTGGCTTGATAGCAATACCGTCACCAACGATTTTCTCAGCGAAAACAACATCTGGCACGTCTTCGATGTTTACAATCTCACCAGAAAGTGGCGCGATGATTTCGATAGCACCAGCGTCAGCGCTGTCATCAGATACAAGCTTCTTAAGTTTGTCAAACAGACCCATTGTGTCATGCTCCTAAGGTTTGGTTTTATTCTGTCGAATTATAGTATACCAATATAGCTCATTAGACGACTTTTTTCGCCGTCTAATGGCCATTAAGTATTGAATTACTTGGTACTACCGATTACTGAGCTTTCTCAGCAATAAACTTTTCTACCACGGCTTCGATTTCTTCTGCTGTCGGTAGAGAAAGGGCTTCTTCAGCCATTGCTTTCACTTCTGCGAAGTTAGAGTTACGAACAACTTTCTTCACTTTAGGGATTGAAATGCCGCTCATTGAGAACTCGTCCAGACCCATACCTAGAAGTAGAAGTGTTGCACGCTCGTCACCTGCAAGTTCACCACACATACCAGTCCATTTACCTTCTGCGTGAGAAGCGTCGATAACTTGCTTGATCACTGTAAGTACAGCTGGTGATAGTGGGTTGTATAGGTGAGAAATCATCTCGTTACCACGGTCAACCGCTAGCGTGTACTGAGTTAGGTCGTTTGTACCGATAGAGAAGAAAGACACTTCCTTCGCTAAGTGGTGTGCGATCGCAGCAGCAGCAGGAGTTTCAACCATAACACCGATTTCGATGTTTTCGTCGAACGCGTGGCCTTCAGCGCGTAGCTCTTCTTTGTACTCTTCGATCGCTTTCTTAAGCTCACGGATTTCTTCGACAGAGATGATCATTGGGAACATGATACGCAGTTTGCCGTGTGCAGAAGCACGTAGGATGCCACGTAGCTGATCACGAAGGATTTCACGACGATCTAGACTGATACGTACAGCACGCCAACCTAGGAATGGGTTCATCTCTTTTGGAAGATCCATGTATGGGAGATCTTTATCGCCGCCGATATCCATAGTACGGATGATCACAGCTTGACCGTTCATTGCTTCCGCAACTTCTTTGTACGCTTGGTACTGTTCTTCTTCAGTTGGTAGCGCAGTACGGTCCATAAATAGGAATTCAGTACGGTACAGACCAACACCTTCACCGCCGTTACGAAGGATACCGTCACAGTCTTTCACTGTACCGATGTTACCGCAAACTTCTACACGGTGACCGTCAGTCGTTTCTGCGTGTAGGTCTTTCAGTTTCGCTAGCTCTTCTTTTTCAGCTAGGAATGCTGCTTTAACCGCTTTCGCTTCTTCTAGCTCAGCTTCTGATGGGTTAACAACAATCTTGTTGTTCATTGCGTCAAGAATCAGCATGTCGCCATTCTTAACTTTCTTCGTGATGTCGTTAGTACCAACGATAGCTGGAAGCTCAAGTGAGCGAGCCATGATTGAAGTGTGAGATGTACGACCGCCGATATCACAAGCAAAACCAAGCACGTAGTCTAGGTTGATTTGTGCAGTTTCAGATGGCGTTAGGTCGTAAGCAACAAGAATTACTTCTTCGTTGATATCGCTAAGCGAAACAATGTTGATGCCTAGTGCGTTCTTAACAAAACGAGAACCGATATCGCGGATGTCAGTTGCACGCTCTTTTAAGTATTCGTCGTCTAGAGACTCAAGAGCACATGCTTGCTCTTCGATCACTGAGTGGATAGCGTGATCAGCAGTCATCTTGTCGTTTTTGATAAGTGCTAGGATTTCCTCTTCTAGCTCTTCGTCTTCAAGAAGCATGATGTGACCTTCAAAGATCGCTTCTTTTTCTTCGCCAAACGTTTCAAGCGCTTTTTGCTTGATAGTTTCTAGCTGAGCTGCAGATTTGTTACGAGCGTCAAAGAAACGCTGAACTTCAGCTTCTACTTGATCGTCAGAAATAGTGTTTGTGTTTAGGACAATTTCATCTTCTTGAAGTAGTAGTGCTTTACCGATTGCAATACCAGGAGATGCTAGGATGCCTGAAATCATAGCCTTACCTTAAGTTTGGTCAACTTTATAAAACGGGAGAATAATGGGTGCGCTAACGAATAGTTTTAGCTTAGTTTTGAGCCTATTTCCAACGAAGCCATTTTGCTTTCACAAAATGGCTTCTGGAGTAGGAGACCGGATTAGTGTAGTTGGTCCATTAGAGCAACTAGGTGGTCAACTGCTTGCTGAGCTTGTGGGCCTTCAGCAGAAATAGTAACTTGAGTACCTTTTACTAGGCCTAGTGTTTGTAGTTTGAACAGGCTCTTAGCGCTAGCGCTTTTACCGT encodes:
- the ptsI gene encoding phosphoenolpyruvate-protein phosphotransferase PtsI encodes the protein MISGILASPGIAIGKALLLQEDEIVLNTNTISDDQVEAEVQRFFDARNKSAAQLETIKQKALETFGEEKEAIFEGHIMLLEDEELEEEILALIKNDKMTADHAIHSVIEEQACALESLDDEYLKERATDIRDIGSRFVKNALGINIVSLSDINEEVILVAYDLTPSETAQINLDYVLGFACDIGGRTSHTSIMARSLELPAIVGTNDITKKVKNGDMLILDAMNNKIVVNPSEAELEEAKAVKAAFLAEKEELAKLKDLHAETTDGHRVEVCGNIGTVKDCDGILRNGGEGVGLYRTEFLFMDRTALPTEEEQYQAYKEVAEAMNGQAVIIRTMDIGGDKDLPYMDLPKEMNPFLGWRAVRISLDRREILRDQLRGILRASAHGKLRIMFPMIISVEEIRELKKAIEEYKEELRAEGHAFDENIEIGVMVETPAAAAIAHHLAKEVSFFSIGTNDLTQYTLAVDRGNEMISHLYNPLSPAVLTVIKQVIDASHAEGKWTGMCGELAGDERATLLLLGMGLDEFSMSGISIPKVKKVVRNSNFAEVKAMAEEALSLPTAEEIEAVVEKFIAEKAQ
- the crr gene encoding PTS glucose transporter subunit IIA codes for the protein MGLFDKLKKLVSDDSADAGAIEIIAPLSGEIVNIEDVPDVVFAEKIVGDGIAIKPAGNKMVAPVNGTIGKIFETNHAFSIESDDGVELFVHFGIDTVELKGEGFTRIAEEGQTVKAGDTVIEFDLALLEEKAKSTLTPVVISNMDEIKELNKLSGSVTVGETPVLRVTK
- a CDS encoding flagellin, giving the protein MISLNSNVSAMVAQRHLSQAAAQNVESQRNLTSGFRINSASDDAAGLQISNTLHVQTRGLDVALRNAHDAFSVAQTAEGALHESSDILQRLRSLGLQAANGSYDSSDRQSIQYEVVALQDELDRVAITTTFADKNLFDGSYGSQSFHIGANANSISLTLRNMRSHIPEMGGQHYVGDAVDKDWRVTKDNQTLKVEYQDSKGQTQTESIGLKLGDRIEQVATYINAQQSIVNASVTENNELQFFASTMKAPEGVVLEGSLADELDVSAGQLVTMDDIDMSTAGKAQLSIGVIDAAIKYVDSHRSEIGSFQNRVNGSMDNLNTVNRSVTESKSRIRDTDFARESTEMVRSQVLQDATTALLAQAKQRQSSALGLLS
- a CDS encoding HPr family phosphocarrier protein translates to MYEKQVEITAENGLHTRPAAQFVKEAKAFDADITVTSNGKSASAKSLFKLQTLGLVKGTQVTISAEGPQAQQAVDHLVALMDQLH
- a CDS encoding flagellin, translated to MAVTVSTNVSAMTAQRYLNKATDELNTSMERLSSGHKINSAKDDAAGLQISNRLTAQSRGLDVAMRNANDGISIAQTAEGAMNEATSVMQRMRDLAIQSSNGTNSPAERQAINEESMALIDELNRIAETTSFGGRRLLNGSFGEAAFQIGASSGEAMIMGLTSIRADDTRMGGVTFLSENGKDKNWSVDPAKSDLKITLPGMGEDEDGNVDDLEININAKAGDDIEELATYINGQSDMINASVSEDGKLQVFVAHPNVQGEISISGGLASELGLSDEPIRTSVQDIDMTTVQGSQNAISVLDSALKYVDSQRADLGAKQNRLSHSINNLANIQENVDASNSRIKDTDFAKETTQMTKAQILQQAGTSILAQAKQLPNSAMSLLQ
- a CDS encoding flagellin, which produces MAVNVNTNVSAMTAQRYLNNANSAQQTSMERLSSGFKINSAKDDAAGLQISNRLNVQSRGLDVAVRNANDGISIAQTAEGAMNETTNILQRMRDLSLQSANGSNSKSERVAIQEEVTALNDELNRIAETTSFGGNKLLNGTHGAKSFQIGADNGEAVMLELKDMRSDNKMMGGVSYQAESGKGKDWNVAEGKNDLKINLTDSYGQEQEINISAKAGDDIEELATYINGQTDLVKASVDQDGKLQIFAGNNKVEGEVEFSGGLSGELGLGEGKKVTVDTIDVTSVGGAQESVAIIDAALKYVDSHRAELGAFQNRFNHAISNLDNINENVNASKSRIKDTDFAKETTAMTKSQILSQASSSILAQAKQAPNSALSLLG